The sequence below is a genomic window from Arthrobacter sp. U41.
TGAGGCCATGGCCGTCTTCTCGACCTCGTTCCTGATGCGACCGGTCGGGGCCTGGTTCTTCGGCCGCTACGCCGACCGCAAGGGACGCAAGGCCGCGTTGACCCTAAGCGTGACGATGATGTCCGCTGGATCCTTCGCCATCGCCATCCTGCCGACGACGCAGCAGATCGGCGTGTGGGCCCTGTTCCTGCTCGTCCTGGTGCGGCTGATCCAGGGCTTCTCCGTGGGCGGCGAATACGGCACCAGCGCAACGTACATGTCCGAGGCCGCCACCTCCAAACGCCGCGGCTTCTTCTCCAGCTTCCAGTACGTCACGCTGATCGGCGGCCAGATGCTGGCCCTGCTGGTCCTCGTTATCCTGCAGAACACCATGGACAAGTCCACCCTCACTGAGTGGGGCTGGCGCATCCCGTTCGCGATCGGCGGCGTCGCTGCCCTGGTGGTGCTGTGGCTGCGGCGCTCGATGGAGGAAACCGTGTCCGCGGAGCAGGTCGAGGCTGCCAAGGTTCCGGCCGTGGCTGGCGTGGCCCAGCCGGGCACCATGAAGCTGCTGTTCACCCAGCACTGGAAGCCGCTGCTGATCTGCATCGGCGTTACCCTGGGCGGCACCGTTGCGTTCTACACGTACACCAACTTCATCCTGAAGTTCATGAACGATACCTCCGGCATCGCGAAGACCGAAACCTCCGTGATCAACTTCTGGGCGTTGTTCATCTTCATGCTGCTTCAGCCGGTCTACGGCATTATCTCCGACAAGGTCGGCCGCAAGCCGCTCTTGATCTGGTTCGGCATCACCGGCGTCCTGTTCACCTGGCCGCTGCTCTCCACCCTGGCCGGTACCAAGGATCCCTTTACGGCATTCCTGCTGATGATGGGTGGCCTGCTGATCGTCGGCGGCTATACCTCGATCAACGCCCTGGTGAAGGCCGAGCTGTTCCCGGCCTCCATCCGGGCCCTCGGCGTCGGCCTCGGCTACGCGATCGCCAACTCGCTCTTTGGCGGAACGGTCCCGCTGATCGGGGCAGCGTTCCAGAAAGCCGAACGTGTGGACCTGTTCTTCACCTACGTCACCGTGGCCATTTCTATCTCTCTGGTGGTCTACATCTTCGCGCTGAAGAACAAGAAGTCGACC
It includes:
- a CDS encoding MFS transporter, whose amino-acid sequence is MSTQLSESAQTRKAVSNILKGSAGNLVEWYDLYVYTVFAAYFQSHFFNSKDELQAGLEAMAVFSTSFLMRPVGAWFFGRYADRKGRKAALTLSVTMMSAGSFAIAILPTTQQIGVWALFLLVLVRLIQGFSVGGEYGTSATYMSEAATSKRRGFFSSFQYVTLIGGQMLALLVLVILQNTMDKSTLTEWGWRIPFAIGGVAALVVLWLRRSMEETVSAEQVEAAKVPAVAGVAQPGTMKLLFTQHWKPLLICIGVTLGGTVAFYTYTNFILKFMNDTSGIAKTETSVINFWALFIFMLLQPVYGIISDKVGRKPLLIWFGITGVLFTWPLLSTLAGTKDPFTAFLLMMGGLLIVGGYTSINALVKAELFPASIRALGVGLGYAIANSLFGGTVPLIGAAFQKAERVDLFFTYVTVAISISLVVYIFALKNKKSTHLDHEQGHAWEPTDSTAVPGDGARDDDKELVDASRR